In one Arenibacter antarcticus genomic region, the following are encoded:
- a CDS encoding peptidylprolyl isomerase has translation MQDGIYAKFNTSKGDILVKLTHDKTPGTVGNFVALAEGTLENSVKAQGKPYYDGLKFHRVIPDFMIQGGCPLGTGTGDGGYKFDDEFHPELTHNAPGVLSMANAGPGTNGTQFFITHIATPWLDNKHTVFGHVVEGQDIVDSIAQGDKIESLTIARIGADAENWNAIEAFRTFEGSREKRLVEEKQKLAKELDKVAAGFEETKSGLRYKIIQKGNGATPKSGENVSVHYEGSLLNGQVFDSSYKRKEPIQFELGVGQVIPGWDEGILLLKVGDKARFVIPSPLAYGSAGAGGVIPPDATLIFDVELMGVS, from the coding sequence ATGCAAGACGGAATTTATGCAAAATTCAATACTTCGAAAGGAGATATATTGGTAAAACTTACCCATGATAAAACACCTGGTACGGTAGGTAACTTTGTTGCTTTGGCGGAAGGTACATTGGAAAATAGCGTTAAAGCTCAAGGAAAACCTTATTATGATGGATTAAAATTCCACAGGGTCATTCCAGATTTTATGATCCAAGGTGGATGTCCACTAGGAACAGGTACAGGGGACGGTGGTTACAAATTTGATGATGAATTTCATCCAGAACTTACCCATAATGCCCCTGGAGTACTTTCCATGGCAAATGCCGGACCCGGTACTAACGGGACACAATTCTTTATAACCCATATTGCTACTCCGTGGTTAGATAATAAACATACTGTTTTTGGACATGTTGTGGAAGGTCAGGATATAGTGGATAGTATTGCACAAGGGGATAAGATTGAAAGTTTAACCATAGCGCGGATAGGTGCCGATGCCGAGAATTGGAATGCAATCGAAGCCTTTAGAACTTTTGAAGGGTCTAGGGAAAAAAGATTGGTAGAAGAAAAACAAAAATTGGCTAAGGAATTGGATAAGGTGGCAGCCGGATTTGAAGAAACCAAAAGCGGACTTAGGTACAAAATTATTCAAAAAGGGAATGGTGCTACTCCTAAAAGTGGCGAGAATGTATCTGTACACTACGAGGGATCCTTGTTAAACGGCCAGGTTTTTGATTCTTCCTATAAGAGGAAAGAGCCTATTCAATTTGAATTAGGAGTTGGACAGGTAATTCCAGGGTGGGATGAAGGCATTCTGCTTTTAAAGGTTGGTGATAAGGCGAGATTTGTGATTCCATCACCTTTGGCATATGGTAGTGCTGGTGCAGGTGGGGTTATTCCTCCTGATGCTACCCTTATCTTTGATGTAGAACTTATGGGAGTTAGTTAA
- a CDS encoding YfiT family bacillithiol transferase, giving the protein MEEKLLEQLRYPIGHFVYTHTVDDIIVSDWISELEALPSRLEDLVRPLTESQLNTPYRSGGWTVRQVVHHIGDSHHNSYTRFKWMLTEDKPVIKAYQEKDWSNLFDARLGPIDMSLDYIKALHVKLVFLLRGLTKEDLARVYIHPKGNVEVSLMENIGRYAWHGNHHLAHISGLKERNGW; this is encoded by the coding sequence ATGGAAGAAAAATTATTAGAACAACTAAGATACCCGATAGGGCATTTTGTTTATACGCATACGGTAGATGATATTATTGTGTCGGACTGGATTTCTGAATTGGAGGCATTACCCTCTCGTTTAGAAGATTTGGTACGCCCATTAACGGAGTCGCAATTAAACACCCCCTATCGTTCAGGAGGGTGGACAGTTAGGCAGGTAGTCCATCATATAGGAGACAGCCACCATAATAGCTATACTCGATTTAAATGGATGCTTACCGAGGACAAACCGGTGATTAAGGCGTATCAAGAAAAAGATTGGAGCAACCTGTTTGACGCCCGATTGGGACCCATAGATATGTCATTGGATTATATAAAAGCACTTCATGTAAAATTGGTGTTTCTATTACGAGGTTTAACCAAAGAGGATCTAGCCAGAGTGTACATTCATCCAAAGGGTAATGTTGAGGTAAGCCTCATGGAAAATATTGGCCGGTATGCATGGCATGGAAACCATCATTTGGCGCATATCAGTGGACTAAAGGAACGAAACGGTTGGTAA
- a CDS encoding cold-shock protein, whose protein sequence is MNKGTVKFFNDSKGFGFITEDGSSEDHFVHISGLIDEIREGDVVEFELQQGKKGLNAVNVKVI, encoded by the coding sequence ATGAATAAAGGAACAGTAAAATTCTTCAATGATTCTAAAGGTTTTGGATTTATCACTGAAGATGGCTCAAGCGAAGATCACTTTGTACACATTTCTGGTTTAATCGATGAAATTCGTGAAGGTGATGTTGTAGAATTTGAACTACAACAAGGTAAAAAAGGATTGAACGCGGTAAACGTGAAAGTGATTTAA
- a CDS encoding tRNA-binding protein: MSETISWTDFTKIEMRVGTIIEVSDFPKAKNPSYQILVDFGPDLGVRKSSAQITTRYSKDHLVGKQVIAVINFPKKQIANFMSECLILGAVDGADVILLQPEIKVVNGLKIS, from the coding sequence ATGAGCGAAACCATTAGCTGGACAGATTTTACCAAAATAGAAATGCGGGTAGGTACCATTATTGAAGTTTCTGATTTTCCAAAAGCCAAAAATCCATCCTATCAGATTCTGGTCGATTTTGGCCCCGATCTGGGAGTTAGAAAATCGTCGGCACAAATAACCACAAGATATTCCAAGGATCACCTTGTGGGGAAACAGGTAATTGCTGTCATTAATTTTCCCAAGAAACAAATTGCAAATTTCATGAGTGAATGTCTTATATTGGGGGCTGTTGATGGGGCCGATGTGATTTTGTTACAACCTGAGATCAAGGTCGTCAACGGACTTAAAATTTCTTAA
- a CDS encoding PPK2 family polyphosphate kinase, translated as MKKIASENYLVTKDVQLDSIPTRDDFEASNKKLRKELKNVRVELGEFQDTLYAHAKYSVLICIQGMDTAGKDSLIREVFKDFNARGVVVHSFKVPTDLELKHDYLWRHYIALPAKGKFGVFNRTHYENVLVTRVHPEYILGENIPEIHAVPDIDQAFWDKRFEQINNFERHIAENGTIIFKFFLHLSKEEQRKRLLRRLALKKKNWKFSPGDLKERLLWDKYQVCYEEAINKTSKSHAPWYVVPADNKKAARVIVASVLLEELKKYQDIKEPELDEKIKANLDAYKKQLESE; from the coding sequence ATGAAAAAAATTGCATCAGAGAATTATTTGGTTACCAAGGATGTTCAATTGGATTCAATTCCTACTAGGGACGATTTCGAAGCATCCAATAAAAAGTTGAGAAAGGAATTAAAAAATGTTAGGGTAGAGCTTGGTGAGTTTCAGGATACCCTCTATGCTCATGCCAAATACAGTGTTCTCATTTGTATACAGGGGATGGATACTGCTGGAAAGGACAGCCTGATACGTGAAGTATTCAAAGACTTTAATGCAAGAGGGGTGGTAGTACACAGTTTTAAGGTACCCACGGATTTGGAACTCAAGCACGATTATCTTTGGAGGCACTATATAGCATTGCCTGCCAAAGGTAAATTCGGTGTTTTTAATCGTACCCACTATGAGAATGTATTGGTGACAAGAGTGCATCCAGAATATATATTGGGTGAAAATATCCCTGAAATACACGCGGTGCCAGACATTGATCAAGCATTTTGGGACAAACGTTTTGAGCAGATCAATAATTTTGAACGTCATATTGCTGAAAATGGGACCATTATTTTTAAATTCTTCCTCCATTTGTCCAAAGAGGAACAGCGTAAGCGATTATTGCGTCGATTGGCATTAAAGAAAAAGAATTGGAAATTCTCTCCAGGGGATTTAAAAGAGCGTCTTCTCTGGGATAAATATCAGGTCTGTTATGAAGAAGCTATCAATAAAACATCAAAATCCCATGCCCCGTGGTATGTGGTTCCAGCGGATAATAAAAAGGCGGCCCGGGTAATTGTAGCTTCCGTATTATTGGAAGAGTTAAAAAAATACCAAGATATAAAGGAACCGGAACTGGATGAAAAAATAAAGGCTAATTTAGATGCATATAAAAAACAATTGGAAAGCGAATGA
- a CDS encoding bile acid:sodium symporter family protein, producing MTINTLDNLHIDFTEESLWVMNIALALVMFGIALDISLNDFRRLLRKPKPLFVGMLSQFVLLPAVSYILVLLVTPIPSIALGMFMVAACPGGNISNFVTHTAKGNSALSVSLTAVATMLAVVMTPLNLQFWGSLYGPTATILKEVAISPWEMVKLVGLLLGLPLVLGMYFNQLRPVWASKMAKVLKVVSLLFFVALIFVALYNNRDIFMDYVFYVFWIVIIHNFLAFVTGYSFASIMGLSQINKRTIAIETGIQNSGLGLLLIFTFFDGMGGMALLAAFWGIWHLISGLALASFWGVKPIDKKELV from the coding sequence TTGACCATTAATACTTTAGATAATTTACACATAGATTTTACCGAAGAATCACTTTGGGTAATGAATATAGCCCTTGCATTGGTAATGTTCGGGATAGCGCTAGATATTTCCCTCAACGATTTTAGGCGCTTGTTGCGCAAACCGAAACCGCTTTTTGTGGGAATGCTAAGTCAGTTTGTACTATTGCCAGCTGTTAGTTATATTTTGGTGTTGCTTGTGACACCTATACCAAGTATTGCTCTTGGTATGTTTATGGTGGCGGCATGTCCCGGCGGTAATATTTCTAATTTTGTCACCCATACGGCAAAAGGAAATTCCGCCTTATCCGTAAGTTTAACGGCAGTGGCTACTATGTTGGCAGTGGTGATGACCCCGCTTAACCTTCAATTCTGGGGTTCGCTTTATGGCCCTACTGCGACTATTTTAAAGGAAGTGGCCATATCACCCTGGGAAATGGTGAAATTGGTAGGCTTGTTGTTGGGGTTGCCCCTCGTTCTTGGAATGTACTTTAATCAGCTAAGGCCCGTATGGGCTTCTAAAATGGCCAAAGTCTTAAAAGTTGTATCCCTACTGTTCTTTGTTGCCCTAATATTTGTGGCATTGTACAACAACAGGGATATTTTTATGGATTATGTGTTTTATGTATTTTGGATAGTGATCATCCATAATTTCCTAGCATTTGTAACCGGGTATTCCTTTGCCAGTATTATGGGGCTTTCCCAAATAAACAAACGGACTATAGCTATTGAAACTGGGATTCAAAACTCTGGTCTTGGATTGCTGTTGATCTTCACTTTCTTTGATGGGATGGGAGGTATGGCGCTTTTAGCTGCGTTTTGGGGAATATGGCACTTAATTTCGGGATTGGCTTTGGCTAGTTTTTGGGGGGTTAAACCTATTGATAAAAAGGAATTGGTTTGA
- a CDS encoding phosphoribosylpyrophosphate synthetase: protein MKNSYTTLSEAITDLKGAGYTQDLNLCEKGVEDKRLKRMHRAQEFNVVKYYRFEGMSNPDDNVVLYVIETKAGDKGLLVDAYGAYSGNVSKEIIDKLRIIR from the coding sequence ATGAAAAATTCATATACAACATTATCGGAGGCTATTACAGATCTAAAAGGAGCAGGGTATACTCAAGATTTAAACCTATGTGAAAAAGGAGTGGAGGACAAAAGGCTGAAGCGTATGCACCGGGCACAAGAGTTTAATGTGGTTAAATATTACCGCTTCGAAGGAATGAGCAATCCGGATGACAATGTGGTGTTGTATGTCATAGAGACCAAAGCAGGGGATAAGGGCCTTTTGGTAGATGCCTATGGAGCCTATTCGGGGAATGTATCCAAAGAAATTATTGATAAACTTAGAATAATTAGATGA
- a CDS encoding M28 family peptidase: MKYFLVVALFLAMPIQAQQQDQKQIQEIYEEALSNGKGYTWLNYLSNQIGARLSGSIQAEKAVSYTKSILDSLGLDKVWLQPVKVPKWVRGIPEFAYLESSAGFTNNVPVRALGGSVATPMGGIKANVIEVRGIEELKALGTTKIQGKIVFFNKPMDPTILNTMDAYAAAVDQRYSGATEASKYGAIGVIVRSLNLRLDDFPHTGAMSYGDTPFEKRIPAAAISTNGAELLSTSLKLNPDIKFFFRQHCKTLPDVDSFNVIGEIKGSTYPDEILVVGAHLDSWDLGDGSHDNGAGSVQSMEVLRLLKATGYTPKRTIRVVLFMNEENGLRGGATYASESRKGNENHIFALESDSGGFTPRGFTFESNQGNFEQLLGWKKLFEPYMVHLFEQGLSGADIGPLKNDNIVLAGLRPDSQRYFDHHHSENDTFQHINKRELELGAAAMASLVYLFDTYGTVASSN, from the coding sequence ATGAAATATTTTTTGGTAGTAGCATTATTTTTAGCCATGCCGATCCAGGCGCAACAACAAGACCAAAAACAAATACAGGAAATCTACGAGGAAGCACTATCCAATGGTAAGGGATATACCTGGCTAAACTACCTTTCCAATCAAATAGGAGCCCGACTCTCTGGGTCTATTCAAGCGGAAAAAGCGGTGAGTTATACCAAATCTATTTTAGACTCCTTAGGATTAGACAAGGTTTGGTTGCAGCCAGTGAAAGTGCCTAAATGGGTGAGGGGAATTCCCGAATTTGCTTATCTGGAAAGTAGCGCTGGATTTACCAATAATGTTCCGGTCCGTGCCCTTGGAGGCTCTGTAGCTACCCCAATGGGTGGTATAAAGGCAAATGTCATAGAGGTAAGGGGCATTGAAGAGCTAAAAGCATTGGGGACAACTAAAATTCAAGGGAAGATTGTTTTTTTTAACAAGCCCATGGATCCTACTATTTTAAATACTATGGACGCATATGCAGCTGCAGTTGACCAAAGGTATTCGGGGGCAACGGAGGCGTCCAAATATGGCGCTATAGGGGTAATCGTGCGATCGTTGAATTTACGTTTGGATGACTTTCCTCATACCGGTGCCATGAGTTACGGGGATACTCCGTTTGAAAAAAGGATTCCTGCCGCTGCCATTAGCACCAATGGAGCAGAATTGCTAAGTACATCCCTAAAACTGAACCCCGATATAAAGTTCTTTTTTAGGCAACATTGTAAAACCTTGCCCGATGTGGATTCCTTTAATGTAATTGGGGAGATTAAGGGGAGCACTTATCCCGATGAAATTTTAGTGGTTGGTGCGCATTTAGATTCCTGGGACTTGGGAGATGGTTCTCATGACAATGGCGCTGGGAGCGTCCAAAGTATGGAGGTGTTGCGTTTGCTGAAAGCTACTGGTTACACACCAAAACGAACTATTCGTGTTGTTTTGTTTATGAACGAGGAAAATGGACTGCGAGGTGGTGCCACCTACGCATCCGAATCGAGAAAGGGTAATGAGAATCATATTTTTGCCCTAGAAAGTGATTCCGGAGGATTTACACCAAGGGGTTTTACTTTTGAAAGTAATCAGGGGAATTTTGAACAGTTACTGGGTTGGAAAAAATTGTTTGAACCCTATATGGTACACCTTTTTGAACAGGGCTTAAGTGGCGCTGATATTGGCCCGTTAAAAAATGACAATATTGTACTCGCTGGTTTACGACCAGATTCCCAACGCTATTTTGATCACCATCACTCGGAAAACGATACCTTTCAGCACATTAATAAACGAGAATTGGAACTTGGTGCAGCTGCGATGGCCAGTTTGGTTTATCTTTTTGATACCTATGGAACGGTCGCTTCAAGTAATTAA
- a CDS encoding M13 family metallopeptidase, which yields MKNKLLIAVLGIAVMNSCKEGATNTEKEAPRGIILANMDTTVSPKTNFYDYVNGTWMKNTQIPDDRSSWGGFSVLRKSTDDNVLKIIAKAKESGTYADDTDQAKALFVFDSKLDTTSRNVMGLTPLQPTLDAIANLKSLTELQTLLVKDPAANSPFISLGASPDLNNSEMNAAYIFPNGLGLPDRDFYLDQDSKSKEIREEYVNYITKMLQFLGDNETVAKTSAIKILAMETALAEPRLDKVESRDARNFNNPKTIAETQALLPAWDIKKLMSDMEIKKQMDTLLVTQPKYLEALNKFLKSNSLEDIKTLVRWDTFNSAASKLSTPIENANWEFYSKYLRGDKEQRPADERALAAVNSSVGEALGQLYVDEMFPPEAKEKAETMIANIISAFQTRIKKLDWMSDSTKLKAIEKLDKFTVKIGYPDKWEDYSTMEVTKDNSYFSNMMAVQKWENAKNISEIGEPVDKSEWGMSPQTVNAYFNPMNNEIVFPAAILQPPFYDYLADDAVNYGGIGAVIGHEISHAFDDSGSRFDANGNLVNWWTEGDLSRFTDRSTALADQYDKIEVLDSVFVNGKFTLGENIGDLGGVLGAYDGLQQYFEKNGRPDKIDGFTPEQRFFMSWATIWRTLSRDEALRTQVKTDPHSPGRYRATQPLQNIDAFYEAFDIQAEDDMYLEPKNRIRIW from the coding sequence ATGAAAAATAAGTTATTAATTGCAGTACTTGGTATTGCGGTGATGAACTCTTGTAAAGAGGGAGCTACCAACACAGAAAAGGAAGCTCCAAGAGGCATCATCTTGGCAAATATGGATACTACGGTAAGTCCAAAAACAAATTTTTACGATTATGTAAACGGAACTTGGATGAAGAATACCCAAATTCCAGATGACCGTTCCAGTTGGGGCGGATTTAGTGTGCTTAGGAAGTCTACGGATGACAATGTGCTTAAAATTATAGCCAAGGCAAAAGAAAGTGGTACATATGCCGATGATACGGACCAAGCAAAGGCACTTTTTGTATTCGATTCTAAATTAGATACCACTTCTCGCAATGTAATGGGGCTTACTCCCTTACAACCAACCTTGGATGCTATAGCAAATCTTAAATCCTTGACGGAATTACAAACCTTGCTGGTCAAGGATCCAGCTGCCAATTCTCCATTTATAAGTCTTGGTGCTTCTCCGGATCTTAACAATAGCGAGATGAATGCGGCCTATATTTTTCCTAACGGATTAGGTTTGCCTGATCGTGATTTTTATTTAGACCAGGATTCCAAATCTAAGGAAATCCGGGAAGAATATGTAAACTACATAACCAAAATGCTTCAGTTCTTGGGAGATAATGAAACTGTAGCAAAGACTTCGGCTATAAAAATTTTGGCCATGGAAACTGCGTTGGCAGAACCAAGATTAGATAAGGTGGAAAGCAGGGATGCCAGAAACTTTAACAATCCAAAAACAATTGCCGAGACGCAAGCGCTTTTACCCGCATGGGACATTAAAAAATTGATGTCCGATATGGAGATAAAAAAGCAAATGGATACACTTCTGGTGACTCAGCCTAAATATTTAGAGGCATTAAATAAGTTCTTGAAAAGTAACTCTTTGGAAGATATTAAAACGTTGGTGCGATGGGATACGTTTAATAGTGCCGCCTCAAAACTTAGTACCCCTATAGAAAATGCCAATTGGGAGTTTTACAGCAAATATTTAAGGGGAGATAAGGAACAGAGACCCGCGGATGAAAGAGCATTGGCGGCGGTAAACAGTTCGGTTGGCGAAGCTTTAGGTCAATTATATGTGGATGAAATGTTTCCTCCTGAAGCCAAGGAAAAAGCTGAAACCATGATTGCCAATATTATATCTGCTTTTCAGACCCGTATAAAAAAATTGGATTGGATGAGCGATTCTACTAAGCTAAAAGCGATAGAGAAGTTGGACAAATTCACCGTTAAAATTGGCTACCCTGATAAGTGGGAAGATTATTCTACCATGGAGGTTACAAAGGACAACAGTTATTTTAGCAATATGATGGCCGTGCAAAAGTGGGAGAATGCTAAAAATATTTCCGAAATAGGAGAGCCTGTTGACAAATCGGAATGGGGAATGTCTCCACAAACGGTGAATGCCTATTTTAATCCTATGAATAACGAGATTGTTTTTCCGGCAGCTATTCTACAGCCTCCATTTTATGATTATCTGGCAGATGATGCGGTAAATTACGGTGGAATCGGTGCCGTCATAGGGCATGAGATTTCACATGCATTTGACGATAGTGGCTCTAGATTTGACGCTAATGGAAATCTAGTAAACTGGTGGACCGAAGGAGATTTGTCTAGGTTTACGGACCGTAGTACTGCACTTGCTGACCAATATGATAAAATTGAGGTGTTAGATAGCGTATTTGTAAATGGTAAATTTACCTTGGGTGAGAATATTGGAGATCTCGGAGGTGTGTTGGGCGCCTATGATGGTCTGCAACAGTATTTTGAAAAAAATGGAAGACCAGATAAAATTGATGGATTTACTCCAGAACAGCGATTTTTTATGTCGTGGGCAACCATATGGCGCACCCTATCCAGAGATGAGGCCCTTCGTACCCAAGTAAAGACAGATCCGCATTCTCCTGGAAGATACAGAGCTACACAGCCGCTACAGAATATAGATGCTTTTTATGAAGCCTTTGATATACAAGCCGAAGATGATATGTATTTGGAGCCTAAAAATAGGATCCGAATCTGGTAA
- a CDS encoding peroxiredoxin, with the protein MATIRLGDLAPDFTADSSVGMINFYDYLGDGWGILFSHPADFTPVCTTELGAAAKFKGEFDKRNVKMMALSVDGAVSHAEWIKDINETQNTTVNFPIIADEDKKVSTLYDMIHPNADNNLTVRSVYIVAPDKTVKLIITYPASTGRNFHELLRVIDSLQLTAYHKVATPADWKQGEKVVVSPAISTEDAKKLFPKGVEEIKPYLRLTPQPNI; encoded by the coding sequence ATGGCAACAATACGATTGGGCGATTTGGCCCCTGATTTTACGGCGGACAGCTCCGTTGGAATGATTAATTTTTATGATTATTTAGGTGACGGATGGGGAATCTTATTTTCACATCCTGCAGATTTCACACCTGTATGTACTACAGAATTGGGGGCAGCTGCAAAGTTTAAGGGCGAGTTTGATAAGCGAAATGTAAAAATGATGGCACTTAGCGTAGATGGTGCCGTATCGCATGCAGAATGGATCAAGGATATTAACGAGACACAAAACACAACCGTAAATTTCCCGATTATAGCGGATGAGGATAAAAAAGTATCGACTTTGTACGATATGATACACCCCAACGCGGATAACAATTTAACCGTTCGTTCTGTATATATTGTTGCACCAGACAAAACCGTTAAATTAATCATCACTTATCCTGCCTCTACCGGCCGTAATTTCCACGAGCTTTTAAGAGTTATAGATTCGCTTCAATTAACCGCTTACCATAAGGTGGCCACCCCTGCAGATTGGAAGCAAGGTGAAAAGGTAGTAGTGAGTCCAGCTATCAGTACCGAGGATGCTAAAAAACTATTCCCAAAAGGTGTAGAGGAGATAAAGCCTTATTTACGACTTACTCCACAGCCAAATATTTAA
- a CDS encoding thioredoxin family protein, producing the protein MANTPSNMLPLGTIAPDFNLLDTSLEKNSTLHELKGSVGTVIMFICNHCPFVKHINPELSKTAIEFQALGISFIGISSNDVENYPQDAPHLMKLISKEKNYTFPYLYDETQEVAKAYDAACTPDIYLFDADLKLVYRGQFDSSRPGNGLAVTGADLKAAMNDLLNGSKINPDQKPSIGCNIKWKTA; encoded by the coding sequence ATGGCCAATACTCCCAGCAATATGTTGCCTTTAGGTACTATTGCACCAGATTTTAATTTATTAGATACCTCCCTAGAAAAAAATAGTACGCTACACGAGTTAAAGGGATCTGTAGGTACGGTAATTATGTTTATCTGCAACCATTGTCCATTTGTTAAACATATTAATCCCGAACTGTCAAAAACAGCAATTGAATTTCAGGCCTTAGGAATTTCATTTATAGGAATTTCTAGCAACGACGTGGAAAACTATCCGCAGGATGCCCCCCACTTGATGAAGTTGATCAGCAAGGAGAAAAATTACACTTTCCCTTATTTATATGACGAAACACAGGAAGTTGCCAAGGCCTACGATGCCGCATGCACCCCAGATATTTATTTATTTGATGCAGATTTAAAATTGGTATACCGTGGTCAGTTTGATTCTTCCCGGCCAGGAAATGGTTTAGCGGTAACTGGTGCTGATTTAAAAGCAGCGATGAACGATCTGCTCAATGGTTCAAAAATTAATCCCGATCAAAAACCGAGTATCGGCTGTAATATAAAGTGGAAAACTGCTTGA
- a CDS encoding lysophospholipid acyltransferase family protein has product MRKLGYFLIRLWIRSSLWIYFSKISINGLGNIPKDKPLLFLANHQNALLDALLVAAHGPRKIYFLTRSDVFKNPILKRIFEFLQMIPIYRIRDGKESLKENAAVFDRCSKLLQKGEAILIFPEGNHSLKRRVRPLSKGFTRFLFAALEDNPLLDIRLVPVGMNYVDAAAFPDLVSVCYGKDIRVLDFYDREALVHSVNGLKKEVHQKLSKLTTHIENVKDHDEIVAKLKGQGIDFSCPETANQFLKHECQLSDTLYPQGEISMGYGVLKALIALVNFPIILIWSMVIRPKVKELEFLSTVRFMVFLLFFPGYYLLLTLILWYFTGIALALSIGGIHLLLNLLLIKLLGASISGRP; this is encoded by the coding sequence TTGAGAAAATTAGGATATTTTTTGATCCGGTTATGGATTAGATCGTCGTTATGGATTTATTTTTCCAAGATTTCTATAAACGGTTTGGGGAATATTCCCAAGGATAAACCGCTCCTTTTTTTGGCCAATCATCAGAATGCACTGCTTGATGCGTTGTTGGTGGCTGCACATGGTCCAAGAAAGATATATTTTCTCACTAGATCTGATGTCTTTAAAAACCCGATACTTAAGAGGATTTTTGAATTCTTGCAAATGATTCCGATTTATAGGATCAGGGATGGCAAGGAGTCTTTAAAAGAAAACGCCGCTGTTTTTGACCGATGCAGTAAGCTGTTGCAAAAAGGGGAGGCTATTCTTATCTTTCCAGAAGGAAACCATTCCTTAAAACGGAGAGTGCGACCACTAAGTAAAGGGTTTACCCGTTTTTTGTTCGCTGCCTTGGAAGATAATCCACTCTTAGATATTCGCTTGGTTCCAGTAGGAATGAATTATGTGGACGCAGCAGCATTCCCGGATCTAGTGTCGGTATGTTATGGTAAGGATATCCGGGTGTTGGATTTCTATGACAGAGAGGCACTAGTTCATTCGGTTAATGGTTTAAAAAAGGAAGTTCACCAAAAATTGTCCAAACTTACCACGCATATTGAAAATGTAAAGGACCATGATGAAATTGTAGCCAAATTGAAGGGGCAAGGGATAGATTTTTCCTGTCCCGAGACAGCAAACCAGTTTTTAAAACATGAATGTCAATTAAGTGATACCCTTTATCCCCAAGGGGAAATCTCTATGGGTTATGGGGTCTTAAAGGCATTAATTGCCCTTGTTAACTTCCCGATTATCTTAATATGGTCTATGGTTATACGTCCAAAAGTAAAGGAATTAGAATTTTTGAGTACGGTGAGATTTATGGTTTTTCTATTATTTTTCCCGGGATATTATCTTTTATTAACCTTAATATTATGGTATTTTACCGGTATTGCATTGGCTCTTTCAATAGGAGGTATTCATCTTTTACTTAATTTATTATTGATAAAGTTGCTTGGAGCTAGCATTTCCGGTCGCCCTTAG